Within Microaerobacter geothermalis, the genomic segment GATTTGGAAGACCGTTTGGGATATAAACATGTATATACGCCACATCTGGCCAATGTTGAACTCTACAAGATCTCCGGCCATTGGGATCATTATCAGGAAAATATGTATCCTCCCATGGAGATGGATAATGAACAGTTGGTACTGCGGCCCATGAATTGCCCCCATCATATGATGGTGTATAAGGATGATTTAAGAAGCTACCGAAACCTCCCCATACGGATAGCAGAGCTGGGAATGATGCATCGTTATGAATACTCAGGTGCCTTAACAGGATTGCAGCGAGTCCGGGCGATGACATTAAATGATGCCCACATCTTTTGCCGTCCAGATCAAATCAAATCTGAATTTACTGGTGTTGTAAAATTAATTATGAGAGTGTATGAGGACTTTGGCATTAAGGATTATTGGTTTCGACTTTCCTATCGTGATCCCCAGGATACAGAAAAGTATGTCCAAAATGATGAAATGTGGGAAATGGCTCAAAAAATGCTTAGGGAAGCGATGGATGATCTCGGATTGGAGTATGCGGAAGCAGAAGGAGAAGCCGCCTTTTATGGTCCTAAATTAGATGTCCAAGTCCAAACTGCCCTCGGAAAGGACGAGACTTTATCTACGGTACAATTGGACTTCCATTTGCCTAATCGCTTTGATCTCGAATATATTGGTGAAGATGGAAAACCCCATCGTCCTGTTGTTATCCATCGCGGTATCGTAGGTACCATGGAACGCTTTGTAGCTTTCCTTTTGGAATATTACAAAGGGGCGTTTCCCTTGTGGATTGCACCGGTTCAGGCTCGGATCATGACCATTGCTGAAGGGCACCAATCCTATGCTCAAGAGGTGGTTGAACAGTTAAGGGAACATGGAATTCGCGTGGAGTTGGATGATCGGAATGAAAAGATCGGTTATAAAATACGGGAAGCGCAGGTTCAAAAGATTCCCTATATGTTTGTTGTTGGTGATAAAGAAGTGGAAGCAGGAACGTTATCTGTTCGCAAGCGTGGACTCGGAGATTTAGGCTCCAAAGAGGTTAGTACCGTGATCTCCGAGCTGTTGGATGAGATCAAAAATAAAAAATAAACAAGGAAAAGGTGCCCTTTTAATGAAGAGCACCTTTTTTCCAAATTTATCCGATGGCTAACCGCCACTAAGACTCTCGATGGAACTAATAGTGAAGTTGTTCCTTCACATGAGCAACCTGTTCTACCATCGACATGGGTTTATCATGTCTGTCATCGATGGTCATGTTGGTGATCACCCGTGTGGACCCGTCTGCAAAACATTGGCTATGAATTTCTTTTGCCAATTCGAATAGTTGGTCCAGATTTCCCTCTATGACTGTTGCAGTTGGGGTGACTTGGTATTTTAGACCTTGACGTTCTATCACCCGGCATGCATTGGTTACACTTGAACTAAAACTGGTCGATTGAGTTCCCACCGGAACCACACTGATTTCCAGGATAGGCATTATTTTTCCTCCTTCAACATAAGATCTTTCGACACATATTATTATGCTTCCTTTTATCCAATCCTATGTTGACAGGCTGCAAAAAAGTGTTAAAATAGTGAAAACATTTGAAAATGGGGTGGAGTTTATGCGAAGTGATATGATAAAAAAAGGATTTGACCGTGCTCCCCACCGAAGTTTATTGCGGGCAGCGGGAGTGAAAGAAGAGGACTTTCATAAACCTTTTATTGCTGTGTGCAATTCATATATTGATATTATTCCCGGGCATGTTCATTTACAAGAGTTTGGAAAGCTGGTAAAAGAAGCGATTCGTGAAGCAGGCGGGGTCCCTTTTGAATTTAATACCATCGGTGTTGATGACGGAATTGCCATGGGACACATTGGAATGAGGTATTCCTTGCCCAGCCGCGAGATTATTGCCGATTCTTTGGAAACGGTTGTATCAGCCCACTGGTTTGATGGGCTGGTGTGTATTCCCAACTGTGACAAGATTACTCCTGGGATGATGATGGGGGCTCTTCGCGTAAACATCCCCACTGTTTTTGTAAGCGGCGGGCCTATGGCTGCCGGAAAAACCAAAGACGGACGTTCCATCTCCCTTTCCTCTGTGTTTGAAGGAGTAGGTGCCTACAATGAAGGACTGATCGATGAAGACCAGTTGACGGAACTGGAAATGTACGGCTGTCCATCTTGCGGTTCCTGTTCCGGTATGTTTACAGCCAATTCCATGAACTGTCTGGCTGAAGTTCTTGGTTTGGCTTTACCAGGAAATGGGACGATTCTTGCCACTTCACCTGACCGGAGAGAATTTGTAAAGCGTTCCGCAAAACAAATTATGAAGTTGATTGAGATGGATTTGAAGCCCAGGGACATTATAAATGAAAAAGTGATCGATAATGCTTTTGCCCTTGATATGGCGATGGGGGGGTCTACCAATACCGTCCTCCATACTCTGGCCATCGCAAACGAAGCAGGTATTGATTATCCTATTGAACGGATTAATGAAGTTGCTAAACGAGTTCCCCATTTGGCTAAATTGGCCCCCGCTTCTGATTGGCATATTGAAGACCTGCACCAGGCCGGGGGAGTAAGCGCCATCCTGCATGAGCTGATGAAAAAACCGGGGGCTCTCCATAAAGAATGCATCACCGTCACCGGCAAGTCATTGGAGGAAAATGTGGCCAATTGTGAAATTAAGAATCAGGAAGTGATTCGTCCTCTTCACAACCCATACAGTGAACAGGGAGGATTGGCCGTTTTATTTGGTAACCTTGCACCGGACGGTGGAATTATCAAAGTTGGAGCCGTCGATCCTTCAGTCAAACGGCATGTTGGTCCAGCCATTTGTTTCGATTCCCAGGAAGAAGCGATTGAAGGAATTACAAAAGGGAGGGTTAAAGAAGGACATGTCGTCGTCATTCGCTATGAAGGACCTAAGGGAGGTCCAGGTATGCCGGAAATGCTGACCCCTACCTCACTGATTGTGGGGATGGGCTTAGGTGCAAAGGTGGGATTGATTACAGACGGGCGTTTCTCCGGTGCATCCCGAGGAATCAGCATCGGTCATATTTCTCCTGAAGCGGCCGAGGGTGGTCCCATTGCCTTCATTGAAGATGGGGATCTGATTGAACTTGATTTGATTGATCGGAAAATTGAGCTGAAGGTATCCGAGGAAGAGTTGAACAAGCGTAGGGAAAATTGGAAAGGATTTAAACCGAAGGTAAAATCAGGGTATTTGGCCCGGTATTCAAAGCTTGTCACTTCTGCAAGCACCGGTGGAATTATGAAACTTGACTAGGTTTTAAGCTTATGATATTCTAGTCTGGTAAAAAATTGTGTCCATATCAAATGGCACGAATAAATCATGGATTACTAAGCAGAAGCGCCCGCTTCTCACCTGATTGACGCCTTTAGGCTGTTTACAGGTTAACAGATGATGATAGAACAGGTGTGGGCGTTTTTGTCCGCACTTTTTTATTGCTTTGCTTTGTAATCCGATCTTATTTTTGGAGGTGGCAGGCAATTATCAAAGAACATCAAATTAACGAGGAAATTCGGGCTCGTGAGGTCCGCTTAATTGGACCTGATGGGAGTCAGATCGGAATTAAACCTTTACGGGAAGCATTAGAAATTGCTGAAAGGTTTAACCTTGATCTAGTCAACATTTCCCCTAATGCAAATCCCCCTGTTTGCAGGATTATGGATTATGGGAAGTTTAAATTTGAACAGAGTAAAAAAGAAAAAGAGTCCCGTAAGAACCAAAAGGTAGTCAATGTGAAGGAGCTTCGTTTAAGTCCGACGATTGAGGAACATGATTTCCAAACCAAACTTCGAAATGCCAAGAAATTTTTGGAGAATGGGGACAAAGTAAAATTAACGATACGCTTCAAAGGTCGTCAGATTACCCATGCCGAAATTGGGCAAAAGGTTTTGGAGCAATTGGCCAAGGAAGTAGAGGATATATCCGTCGTAGAGAGAACCCCAAAAATTGAGGGGCGGAGTATGATCATGATTCTTGCTCCAAAGTCAGATAAATAGATAGGAGGAAGTCCCATGCCTAAAATGAAAACACATCGTGGAGCAGCAAAGCGCTTTAAAAAGACAGGAAATGGAAAGCTTAAGCGCTCCCATGCCTATACCAGTCACCTTTTTGCTAGCAAAACGCCAAAGCGTAAGCGTCAATTGCGCAAAGCAGCACTTGTAAGCAAAGGAGACCATAAG encodes:
- the thrS gene encoding threonine--tRNA ligase; protein product: MSVVKVTLPDGAVREYDSGINFEDLAGSISTSLKKKAIAGKLDGILVDLNTPITKDAQVEIVTLDSKDGLEVLRHSTAHLMAQAVKRIYGKDRVKLGIGPVIEDGFYYDIDLPEAIRPEDLEKIEKEMKVIVKEDLPIRRKVVTRNEAIKIYEELDDPLKLELIRELPEDEVITIYEQGEFFDLCRGPHLPSTGKIKEFKLLNIAGAYWRGDSTRPMLQRIYGTAWERKSDLESYLNRLAEAKERDHRRLGKELKIFTVSQEVGQGLPLWLPHGATVRRMIERYIVDLEDRLGYKHVYTPHLANVELYKISGHWDHYQENMYPPMEMDNEQLVLRPMNCPHHMMVYKDDLRSYRNLPIRIAELGMMHRYEYSGALTGLQRVRAMTLNDAHIFCRPDQIKSEFTGVVKLIMRVYEDFGIKDYWFRLSYRDPQDTEKYVQNDEMWEMAQKMLREAMDDLGLEYAEAEGEAAFYGPKLDVQVQTALGKDETLSTVQLDFHLPNRFDLEYIGEDGKPHRPVVIHRGIVGTMERFVAFLLEYYKGAFPLWIAPVQARIMTIAEGHQSYAQEVVEQLREHGIRVELDDRNEKIGYKIREAQVQKIPYMFVVGDKEVEAGTLSVRKRGLGDLGSKEVSTVISELLDEIKNKK
- a CDS encoding MTH1187 family thiamine-binding protein, whose translation is MPILEISVVPVGTQSTSFSSSVTNACRVIERQGLKYQVTPTATVIEGNLDQLFELAKEIHSQCFADGSTRVITNMTIDDRHDKPMSMVEQVAHVKEQLHY
- the ilvD gene encoding dihydroxy-acid dehydratase, producing MRSDMIKKGFDRAPHRSLLRAAGVKEEDFHKPFIAVCNSYIDIIPGHVHLQEFGKLVKEAIREAGGVPFEFNTIGVDDGIAMGHIGMRYSLPSREIIADSLETVVSAHWFDGLVCIPNCDKITPGMMMGALRVNIPTVFVSGGPMAAGKTKDGRSISLSSVFEGVGAYNEGLIDEDQLTELEMYGCPSCGSCSGMFTANSMNCLAEVLGLALPGNGTILATSPDRREFVKRSAKQIMKLIEMDLKPRDIINEKVIDNAFALDMAMGGSTNTVLHTLAIANEAGIDYPIERINEVAKRVPHLAKLAPASDWHIEDLHQAGGVSAILHELMKKPGALHKECITVTGKSLEENVANCEIKNQEVIRPLHNPYSEQGGLAVLFGNLAPDGGIIKVGAVDPSVKRHVGPAICFDSQEEAIEGITKGRVKEGHVVVIRYEGPKGGPGMPEMLTPTSLIVGMGLGAKVGLITDGRFSGASRGISIGHISPEAAEGGPIAFIEDGDLIELDLIDRKIELKVSEEELNKRRENWKGFKPKVKSGYLARYSKLVTSASTGGIMKLD
- the infC gene encoding translation initiation factor IF-3; the encoded protein is MLCFVIRSYFWRWQAIIKEHQINEEIRAREVRLIGPDGSQIGIKPLREALEIAERFNLDLVNISPNANPPVCRIMDYGKFKFEQSKKEKESRKNQKVVNVKELRLSPTIEEHDFQTKLRNAKKFLENGDKVKLTIRFKGRQITHAEIGQKVLEQLAKEVEDISVVERTPKIEGRSMIMILAPKSDK
- the rpmI gene encoding 50S ribosomal protein L35, with the protein product MPKMKTHRGAAKRFKKTGNGKLKRSHAYTSHLFASKTPKRKRQLRKAALVSKGDHKRIKQLLTYVK